From the genome of Malus sylvestris chromosome 6, drMalSylv7.2, whole genome shotgun sequence, one region includes:
- the LOC126626561 gene encoding uncharacterized protein LOC126626561, whose amino-acid sequence MTTTPTTNPNNANPRPPKNRRYRRSHVATAVIAVAALLISTTAWLSLVFSATPHSLPAPQSFTRSQSRTVSRHSGHSEELTINDIVFGIAGSAQLWKQRKEYVRLWWRQDDMRGHVWLEEKLPENDVDRSLPPIMVSEDISRFRYTNPTGHPSGLRISRIISECFRLGLPNVRWFVLADDDTIINADNLVAVLGKYDSSEMVYVGSPSESHSANTYFSHSMAFGGGGIAISHPLAEALSEMQDQCLERYPKLYGSDDRLHACITELGIPLTREPGFHQCDIRGNAHGLLSSHPIAPFVSIHHVEAVDPFYPGSTSLQSLKLFTQAMRLQPTSFLQRSICYDHRHGLTFSVSLGYVVQVFPNIVLPRDLERSEQTYSAWNGISQRNEFDFDTKDPYRSVCKKPILFFLKDVRKQGNATLGSYMRSKAKDEFKRKVFCFSRFRLLRNLQKIQVLGYPPTKKWHLVPSRLCCKLNQTSEAVVSLTVGQCGKGPFRLHY is encoded by the exons ATGACGACGACGCCAACAACAAACCCCAACAACGCCAATCCCAGACCACCCAAAAACCGCCGTTACCGTCGGAGCCACGTAGCCACCGCCGTCATCGCCGTCGCGGCCCTCTTGATCTCCACCACCGCCTGGCTCTCCCTTGTCTTCTCCGCCACTCCGCACTCCCTCCCCGCCCCCCAGTCCTTCACCCGCTCCCAAAGCCGCACTGTTTCCCGACACAGTGGACACTCCGAGGAGCTCACTATAAACGACATCGTTTTCGGCATTGCCGGGTCGGCCCAACTCTGGAAGCAGCGGAAAGAGTACGTCCGGCTCTGGTGGCGCCAGGACGACATGCGCGGCCACGTCTGGCTGGAAGAGAAGCTACCGGAAAACGACGTCGATCGGTCCTTGCCGCCGATAATGGTATCCGAGGACATCTCGCGGTTTCGGTACACCAACCCGACGGGTCACCCGTCGGGGCTACGAATCTCCAGAATAATCTCCGAGTGCTTCCGCCTCGGCCTCCCCAACGTCCGGTGGTTTGTCCTCGCCGACGACGACACCATCATCAACGCCGATAACCTCGTCGCGGTGCTGGGCAAGTACGACTCGTCGGAGATGGTTTATGTGGGAAGCCCGTCGGAGAGTCATTCTGCCAACACTTATTTCAGCCACTCTATGGCGTTTGGTGGCGGCGGCATTGCAATTAGCCACCCTCTGGCGGAAGCCCTGTCCGAAATGCAGGACCAGTGTCTCGAGAGGTACCCGAAGCTCTACGGGAGTGACGATCGCCTCCATGCCTGCATTACTGAGCTTGGGATTCCATTAACCAGAGAACCTGGCTTCCATCAG TGTGACATTAGGGGTAATGCGCACGGTCTTTTATCTTCGCATCCTATAGCACCATTTGTGTCCATTCACCATGTTGAAGCTGTCGACCCTTTTTATCCCGGCTCTACCTCTCTGCAAAGTTTGAAGCTTTTCACACAGGCAATGAGACTCCAACCCACCAGTTTTTTGCAGCGGTCCATTTGCTATGATCATCGACACGGTCTCACATTTTCAGTCTCACTTGGGTATGTGGTTCAAGTATTCCCAAACATTGTGCTTCCCCGTGACCTTGAGCGCTCAGAGCAGACTTACTCTGCTTGGAATGGGATAAGTCAAAGGAATGAATTCGATTTTGATACCAAAGACCCTTATAGATCTGTTTGTAAGAAGCCTATTTTGTTCTTCTTGAAAGATGTTAGGAAACAAGGGAATGCTACATTGGGGTCATATATGCGGAGCAAAGCAAAAGATGAATTCAAGAGAAAGGTTTTCTGCTTTTCCCGATTTCGACTTTTGCGCAATCTgcaaaaaattcaagttttgGGCTATCCGCCAACCAAGAAATGGCATTTG GTACCTAGTCGGTTATGTTGCAAACTGAACCAAACAAGTGAGGCAGTTGTCAGTTTAACAGTCGGACAGTGTGGTAAAGGACCCTTTCGGCTTCATTACTGA